One genomic segment of Clostridiisalibacter paucivorans DSM 22131 includes these proteins:
- a CDS encoding NAD(P)/FAD-dependent oxidoreductase, which produces MLKYDVVVIGGGPAGLAAAIEAKKNGVDNILVIERDKELGGILQQCIHNGFGLHVFKEELTGPGYAERFITELKSLDIDYKLDTMVLDITEGRVINAINTIDGFMKIEGKAIVLAMGCRERPRGALSIPGTRPAGVFTAGTAQRFINMEGHMVGKKVVILGSGDIGLIMARRLTLEGAEVKAVAELMPYSGGLTRNIVQCLDDFDIPLLLSHTVIDIKGKDRVEGVVIAKVDENRRPIPGTEKLYECDTLLLSVGLIPENELSKSAGIKLDTITNGPMVNESMETNINGIFACGNVVHVHDLVDYVTEESIRAGKNAAKFVKDQLIDNSNVIDTKPGDGIRYIVPHKVRVENLDKTLDMFMRVTDVYKDVKLVIKADGNIIREMKKKHLAPGEMERVKIPVRDIKGKNISNITVSVERGVN; this is translated from the coding sequence GTGTTAAAATATGATGTTGTTGTTATAGGAGGAGGCCCTGCAGGATTAGCAGCTGCCATAGAGGCTAAAAAAAATGGTGTTGATAATATATTAGTTATAGAGAGGGATAAAGAACTGGGAGGGATATTACAACAATGTATTCACAACGGATTTGGATTACATGTATTTAAGGAAGAATTGACAGGACCCGGTTATGCAGAGCGATTTATAACGGAATTGAAGTCATTAGATATAGATTATAAATTAGATACAATGGTATTAGATATAACTGAAGGTAGAGTGATAAATGCTATAAATACAATAGATGGATTTATGAAGATAGAAGGCAAAGCTATAGTATTGGCTATGGGATGTAGGGAAAGACCTAGAGGTGCATTATCAATACCGGGGACTAGACCAGCAGGGGTATTTACTGCAGGAACAGCTCAAAGGTTTATAAATATGGAAGGGCATATGGTAGGAAAGAAGGTAGTAATATTAGGATCTGGAGACATAGGGCTTATTATGGCTAGAAGACTTACTTTAGAAGGGGCAGAGGTAAAGGCCGTAGCAGAGCTGATGCCTTATTCAGGAGGGCTTACACGAAATATAGTTCAATGTCTAGATGATTTCGATATACCACTCTTATTAAGTCATACAGTAATAGATATAAAGGGCAAAGATAGAGTTGAAGGAGTTGTAATAGCAAAGGTAGATGAAAACAGAAGACCTATTCCTGGTACAGAGAAGCTCTATGAATGTGATACATTATTACTTTCAGTGGGTCTTATACCAGAAAATGAGCTGTCTAAGAGTGCAGGGATAAAATTAGATACAATTACCAATGGTCCTATGGTGAATGAATCAATGGAAACTAATATAAATGGGATATTTGCATGTGGTAATGTGGTTCATGTACATGATCTTGTGGATTATGTAACAGAGGAGAGTATTAGGGCAGGAAAGAATGCTGCCAAATTTGTGAAAGATCAGTTAATCGACAATAGTAATGTAATAGATACAAAACCAGGTGATGGAATAAGGTATATAGTACCTCATAAGGTCAGAGTTGAAAACTTAGATAAGACTTTAGATATGTTTATGAGAGTAACAGATGTATATAAAGATGTAAAATTAGTTATAAAAGCAGATGGAAATATCATAAGAGAAATGAAAAAGAAACATTTAGCCCCTGGTGAAATGGAAAGGGTAAAGATACCTGTTAGAGATATAAAAGGGAAAAATATATCTAATATTACAGTATCTGTAGAAAGGGGAGTAAATTAA
- a CDS encoding 4Fe-4S binding protein translates to MNISVLSGKGGTGKTTISTNLAVILGANYIDCDVEEPNGFLFLNPEDIKKREVKVEMPIIDKSKCTMCGACVKACRFNALAKTKNNIIVFEKLCHSCGACEIVCPTGALSYGERSIGIIEEGNKNGMVCKRGLLDIGEPMAVPILKQLLHELPNGINFLDSPPGTSCNVVNTLNYADGAILVTEPTAFGLHDLKMAVELVKGMNMPFGLIINKYDKENHILDDYIDKEGIKVLGYVPYKKEAAEEYSRGNMLIDMPEYKEAFINISETMKGVLL, encoded by the coding sequence ATGAATATTTCAGTACTGAGTGGAAAAGGTGGAACAGGGAAGACTACAATATCAACTAACTTGGCTGTTATTTTGGGAGCTAATTATATTGACTGTGATGTGGAGGAACCTAATGGATTTTTATTTCTTAATCCAGAGGATATAAAAAAAAGAGAAGTAAAAGTTGAAATGCCGATAATAGATAAGAGCAAATGCACAATGTGTGGGGCATGTGTAAAGGCTTGTAGATTTAATGCTTTGGCAAAAACTAAAAATAATATAATAGTTTTTGAAAAGCTTTGTCATAGCTGTGGAGCATGTGAGATAGTATGTCCTACGGGGGCATTAAGCTACGGTGAACGATCTATAGGAATAATAGAAGAGGGAAATAAGAATGGAATGGTATGTAAGAGGGGGCTTTTAGATATAGGTGAGCCCATGGCAGTGCCTATATTAAAACAATTATTACATGAATTGCCCAATGGAATAAATTTTCTAGATAGTCCACCAGGTACCTCCTGTAATGTGGTAAATACTTTGAATTATGCCGATGGTGCCATATTGGTGACTGAACCTACAGCATTTGGTCTACATGATCTTAAGATGGCAGTGGAATTAGTAAAGGGAATGAATATGCCCTTTGGTTTAATTATCAATAAATATGATAAAGAGAACCATATATTAGATGATTATATAGATAAAGAAGGTATAAAGGTATTGGGATATGTACCCTATAAAAAAGAGGCTGCTGAGGAATATTCTAGAGGGAATATGCTAATAGACATGCCAGAATATAAAGAGGCATTTATAAATATTTCTGAGACCATGAAAGGGGTGTTATTATGA
- a CDS encoding SHOCT domain-containing protein — translation MCGIGIGSMFGYGRGIGWTWMLGFGILRLLIIGGIILLIVKMINKNRHGSIKHNNESIEILKERYAMGDISEEEYERKMNLLRG, via the coding sequence ATGTGTGGTATAGGCATAGGTAGTATGTTTGGATACGGTAGAGGCATAGGTTGGACTTGGATGCTAGGATTTGGTATATTGAGATTATTAATAATTGGAGGAATAATCTTATTGATTGTGAAGATGATTAATAAAAATAGACATGGTAGTATAAAACATAATAATGAATCTATAGAAATATTGAAAGAGAGATATGCAATGGGAGATATATCAGAGGAAGAATATGAAAGAAAAATGAATTTACTTAGAGGATAG
- a CDS encoding methyl-accepting chemotaxis protein, whose amino-acid sequence MKSLKNKLILTFVIILLITTSMLGYFSLNRASDALLQETDKALEAVAVESSNHLSSKIETQTLYMSVLAKNEIILDDASWEKKVEFFQKEAERSGFLEFAFVKTNGKAVVFNKEKMEMDISDRGYFKKAIGGDMAISDLLMNKLTGEPVVVLAAPVKRNEQVVGVLIGRKDGMILSENSNDIKYGDTSYAYVINSEGTIVGHEKIELVNEQYNPIEDAKGNKELEELSNIMKNRMIKREVGVGKYFFQDKERIVGFSPVKNTPWILAVAIENDQVLAGINNLRNGLILSSIIIIILAIIITYFVSGNISRPITNLTKIIERLADYDLQFDENDEARSYLKRKDEIGRISNALATMQKNFISLLENTSEVSEQLSASSQQLTSTSEQSATASEQIAQTVEEIAKGATDQAKDTEKGADSMVKMGDILDRDQENMKLLNISADEVITLKDKGLDVINKLVTNTKQSNIATEEISEVIRNTDASAKEIEKASEMIRSIAEQTTQFTEDIKSIVEGLSKRTEDAVSTVEGLEEVAKSQNLSVKETEDKFKGISEAVENTKMIIEKLNESGQSMKHSKDDILDLLQGLSAIAEENAASTEEASAAVQEETAAIEEIANSSEHLSNLAQELNELVLKFKI is encoded by the coding sequence ATGAAATCATTGAAAAACAAATTGATTTTGACGTTTGTGATAATCTTGCTAATAACTACCAGTATGTTGGGGTATTTCTCTTTAAACAGGGCCTCAGATGCACTATTACAGGAAACAGACAAGGCACTGGAGGCTGTAGCTGTAGAGTCATCTAATCATTTGAGTTCTAAAATAGAAACTCAGACTCTTTATATGTCTGTATTGGCCAAAAATGAAATTATATTAGATGATGCCAGTTGGGAGAAAAAGGTCGAATTTTTTCAAAAAGAAGCTGAGAGAAGTGGTTTTTTAGAATTTGCATTTGTTAAAACAAATGGAAAGGCAGTGGTTTTTAATAAAGAAAAGATGGAGATGGATATAAGTGATAGAGGATACTTTAAAAAAGCTATAGGTGGAGATATGGCAATTTCAGACTTATTGATGAACAAATTGACAGGGGAACCAGTGGTAGTTTTAGCAGCTCCAGTGAAGAGGAATGAACAAGTGGTTGGAGTTCTAATAGGTAGAAAAGATGGAATGATCTTAAGTGAAAATTCAAATGATATAAAATATGGTGATACTAGTTATGCATATGTTATAAATTCGGAGGGAACTATTGTAGGACATGAGAAAATAGAACTAGTAAATGAGCAGTATAACCCTATTGAAGATGCAAAAGGAAATAAAGAATTAGAAGAACTTTCTAACATCATGAAAAATCGTATGATAAAAAGAGAGGTTGGGGTAGGTAAATACTTTTTCCAAGATAAAGAAAGAATAGTTGGATTTTCTCCAGTGAAAAATACTCCTTGGATATTGGCTGTAGCTATTGAGAATGATCAGGTATTGGCAGGAATAAACAATCTAAGAAATGGGCTAATATTATCTTCTATAATAATTATCATATTGGCAATAATTATTACATACTTTGTAAGTGGCAATATATCTAGACCTATAACAAATTTAACTAAAATTATAGAGAGATTGGCAGATTATGATCTTCAGTTTGATGAAAATGATGAAGCGCGATCATATCTTAAAAGGAAAGATGAAATTGGAAGAATAAGTAATGCATTGGCAACGATGCAGAAAAATTTTATAAGTCTTTTGGAAAATACATCGGAAGTATCTGAACAATTATCTGCATCATCTCAACAACTTACATCTACCAGTGAACAATCAGCTACAGCATCTGAACAGATAGCTCAAACTGTGGAAGAAATAGCAAAGGGGGCAACAGATCAAGCAAAAGATACTGAAAAAGGTGCAGACTCTATGGTTAAGATGGGAGATATATTAGATAGGGATCAAGAAAATATGAAACTATTAAATATATCTGCCGATGAAGTAATTACATTAAAGGACAAAGGGTTAGATGTAATAAATAAATTGGTAACTAATACAAAACAGAGTAATATTGCCACAGAGGAAATATCAGAGGTCATAAGAAATACCGATGCTAGTGCAAAAGAAATAGAGAAGGCAAGTGAGATGATTAGAAGTATAGCAGAACAAACCACTCAATTTACAGAGGATATAAAATCAATAGTTGAGGGACTTTCAAAGAGAACTGAAGATGCTGTTTCAACAGTAGAAGGCTTAGAAGAAGTGGCTAAATCACAAAATCTAAGTGTAAAAGAAACAGAAGATAAATTTAAGGGTATTTCTGAGGCAGTTGAAAATACAAAAATGATTATTGAAAAATTAAATGAGTCAGGACAATCTATGAAGCATAGTAAAGACGATATATTGGATTTATTACAGGGGTTATCAGCTATAGCAGAGGAAAATGCAGCAAGTACTGAGGAAGCATCAGCAGCAGTGCAGGAGGAAACTGCTGCTATAGAAGAAATAGCTAATTCAAGTGAACACCTATCGAATTTGGCTCAAGAATTAAATGAATTAGTATTGAAATTTAAGATTTAA
- a CDS encoding DUF1667 domain-containing protein yields the protein MKQYEKVCIVCPVGCRLTITEDSDSDSGYKVEGNNCPRGEKYGIKEVTNPTRVLTTTAKIKGSHYERLPVVTSDGIPKDKLFQCMKEINTLKLEAPINAGDIVIKNILDTGIDIIASRSMSKE from the coding sequence ATGAAACAATATGAAAAAGTTTGTATAGTATGTCCTGTAGGATGTAGACTTACTATAACAGAAGACTCTGATAGCGATAGTGGATATAAAGTAGAAGGTAATAATTGTCCAAGGGGAGAAAAATATGGAATAAAAGAGGTGACCAATCCTACTAGGGTATTGACCACGACAGCAAAGATTAAAGGGTCACATTATGAAAGATTACCTGTTGTTACTAGCGATGGTATTCCAAAGGATAAATTGTTTCAATGTATGAAAGAAATAAATACTTTAAAATTAGAGGCACCTATTAATGCAGGTGATATAGTGATAAAAAACATACTTGATACAGGAATAGATATAATAGCCTCAAGGAGTATGTCAAAAGAATAG
- a CDS encoding SHOCT domain-containing protein produces the protein MMGYHMMGGGLIGFLIIGLVIYFIINMGRNNFHCGGGHTNHRRKEPIDILKERYAKGEVSEEEYNRKRNKLID, from the coding sequence ATGATGGGATATCATATGATGGGCGGAGGATTGATAGGATTTTTAATAATAGGATTGGTAATATACTTTATCATAAATATGGGAAGGAATAACTTTCATTGTGGTGGAGGACATACTAATCACAGAAGGAAAGAACCCATAGATATATTGAAGGAAAGATATGCAAAAGGGGAAGTTTCTGAGGAAGAGTACAATAGAAAGAGAAATAAATTAATAGATTAA
- a CDS encoding NifB/NifX family molybdenum-iron cluster-binding protein produces the protein MKIALSSGGKDLKSTLDSRFGRCTYFLVHNTDTNDLKVLDNKGKSAGGGAGISAAQQLIDEEIDAVITKNMGPNAYNLMKDSNIKVYRGDNIPCELLIKRFEENKLEEITEAGPAHHGGA, from the coding sequence ATGAAAATAGCATTATCATCAGGAGGAAAAGATTTAAAAAGTACATTGGATTCAAGATTTGGAAGGTGTACATATTTTCTTGTACATAATACTGATACCAATGATTTAAAGGTATTAGATAATAAGGGGAAAAGTGCTGGTGGTGGAGCAGGGATATCTGCTGCACAGCAATTAATAGATGAAGAAATTGATGCTGTTATAACTAAGAATATGGGTCCCAATGCATATAATTTAATGAAAGATTCAAATATAAAGGTTTATAGAGGAGATAATATCCCCTGTGAATTGCTTATAAAAAGATTTGAAGAGAATAAATTAGAAGAGATAACGGAAGCTGGCCCTGCTCATCATGGTGGTGCATAA
- a CDS encoding MIP/aquaporin family protein gives MSNMAMYLAEFFGTMILILLGDGVVANVSLKKSKGEGGGWIVVTTAWGLAVAMAAYITGWVSGAHINPAVTVANAFIGNISWSLVPGYVISQVLGGIAGGILVYVSFRDHFAATDDADTKLGVFCTAPAIRNIKWNFITEVIGTAMLVIGLLGIAHSNNGVGPLGALLAGFLVWSIGLSLGGPTGYAINPARDLGPRIAHAILPIPGKRDADWSYSMVPVIGPIVGGVIGAFIYQFVLNMWV, from the coding sequence ATGTCGAATATGGCTATGTATTTAGCAGAGTTTTTTGGCACAATGATACTTATTCTGTTAGGAGACGGAGTTGTAGCAAACGTTTCCTTGAAGAAATCTAAAGGTGAAGGTGGAGGATGGATTGTTGTCACCACTGCTTGGGGTCTTGCTGTTGCTATGGCAGCCTATATTACTGGATGGGTGAGTGGGGCCCATATAAATCCTGCTGTAACTGTTGCAAACGCTTTTATAGGTAATATATCATGGTCATTAGTTCCTGGATATGTAATATCTCAGGTTCTTGGAGGTATAGCAGGCGGAATTTTAGTATATGTATCATTTAGGGATCATTTTGCTGCTACAGATGATGCAGATACAAAACTAGGAGTATTTTGTACAGCACCAGCCATAAGAAATATAAAGTGGAATTTTATAACAGAGGTTATAGGTACTGCGATGTTAGTTATAGGTTTATTAGGTATTGCTCACTCAAATAATGGAGTAGGACCATTGGGAGCACTATTGGCAGGTTTCTTGGTATGGAGTATAGGATTGAGTTTAGGAGGACCTACTGGTTATGCAATAAATCCAGCTAGGGATTTAGGACCTAGAATTGCCCATGCAATACTACCTATACCAGGCAAAAGAGATGCAGACTGGTCATATTCTATGGTGCCTGTTATTGGACCTATTGTGGGTGGAGTGATTGGAGCATTTATATATCAATTTGTACTTAATATGTGGGTATAG
- a CDS encoding Fur family transcriptional regulator — protein MNKIYEVEKSNYELIEDLIEGKGHKLTYQRSEILKQFLKNKQKHLTAEDIYYILKEKGIGISTVYRAIKLFVELDIVKEFKIEDTGYYELKMYARKPLHMHFKCDNCGAIEDITDQKVILEHIKMNKLIEKIYKNEIYDADIILHGLCQKCKEQ, from the coding sequence ATGAATAAAATCTATGAAGTTGAAAAGAGTAATTATGAATTGATAGAAGACTTAATAGAAGGTAAGGGTCATAAATTAACTTATCAGAGAAGTGAAATATTGAAGCAATTTTTGAAAAATAAACAGAAACATCTAACGGCAGAGGATATATACTATATTTTGAAGGAAAAAGGTATAGGTATATCTACAGTTTATAGGGCTATAAAGCTTTTTGTTGAATTAGATATTGTAAAAGAATTTAAGATTGAGGATACTGGATATTATGAATTAAAGATGTATGCTAGGAAGCCATTACATATGCATTTCAAATGTGACAATTGTGGGGCTATTGAAGATATAACAGACCAAAAAGTAATATTAGAGCATATAAAGATGAATAAATTGATAGAAAAAATATATAAAAATGAGATTTATGATGCAGATATAATTCTTCATGGATTATGTCAAAAGTGTAAGGAGCAATAA
- a CDS encoding NAD(P)/FAD-dependent oxidoreductase, which produces MYDVAIIGAGVIGNSIARELSRYNLDIVIIEKDNDVSNGTTKANSAIVHGGYDAKPGTNMAKFNAKGNPMFDRLCDELDVPFKRIGSLVLAFNDKDMDTLKELYDRGIKNGIPNVEIIDGEKIKEMEPNINEDVIGALYSPTAGIVGSYELAIALAENAVDNGVELMLNNEVKDIQKIHGGYRISATTGNIDSKYVINCAGVYADKINNMVNKESFKIKPRRGQYYILDKSASHIAKHVIFQCPNELGKGVLIAPTVHGNIIVGPDSQDLNDNQRDELQTTSNRLDYVKNTAKRSIKNIPFNKAITNFAGMRAEPSTGDFIIEEAEDAKGFINVAGIKSPGLSSAPAIAEYVVEFIKKIANGLDKKGDFNPYRKMVVFDELSSEEKTEMIKKDPRYGRIICRCENITEGEIVDCIKRNVGATTVDGVKRRVRPGTGRCQGGFCGPRVMEILARELEKEPKDIVKDGKESYILTGETKDS; this is translated from the coding sequence ATGTATGATGTAGCAATAATAGGGGCTGGTGTAATAGGAAACTCTATAGCAAGAGAACTATCTAGATATAATTTAGATATAGTTATTATAGAAAAGGATAATGATGTATCAAATGGTACTACAAAGGCCAATAGTGCCATAGTCCATGGTGGGTATGATGCTAAACCTGGAACTAATATGGCGAAGTTTAATGCAAAGGGCAATCCTATGTTTGACAGACTCTGTGATGAGCTAGATGTTCCATTTAAGAGGATAGGGTCATTGGTATTGGCTTTCAATGATAAAGACATGGACACACTAAAAGAATTATATGATAGAGGAATAAAAAATGGCATACCAAATGTTGAGATAATAGATGGTGAAAAGATTAAAGAAATGGAGCCAAATATAAATGAAGATGTAATAGGAGCCTTATATTCACCAACAGCAGGTATAGTGGGTTCATATGAATTGGCTATAGCCCTTGCAGAAAATGCTGTAGATAATGGAGTGGAACTTATGCTCAATAACGAAGTGAAGGATATACAGAAGATACATGGTGGATATAGAATTTCAGCTACTACAGGAAATATAGATTCAAAGTATGTTATAAATTGTGCTGGGGTATATGCAGATAAAATAAATAATATGGTCAATAAAGAAAGCTTTAAGATAAAACCACGAAGGGGACAATATTATATATTAGATAAAAGTGCTTCTCATATAGCAAAACATGTAATATTCCAATGCCCCAATGAATTAGGCAAAGGTGTTTTAATAGCGCCAACAGTTCATGGCAATATTATAGTTGGTCCAGATAGTCAAGACTTAAATGACAATCAACGGGATGAATTACAGACAACATCTAATAGACTTGACTATGTTAAGAATACAGCTAAAAGAAGTATAAAAAATATACCGTTTAATAAAGCAATAACTAATTTTGCAGGTATGAGGGCGGAACCAAGTACTGGAGATTTTATAATAGAAGAAGCAGAAGACGCAAAGGGATTCATAAATGTTGCTGGTATTAAATCACCGGGTCTATCTTCGGCACCTGCTATAGCAGAATATGTGGTTGAATTTATTAAGAAAATTGCTAATGGATTAGATAAAAAAGGAGATTTTAATCCTTATAGAAAAATGGTTGTATTTGATGAATTAAGTAGTGAAGAAAAGACTGAAATGATAAAGAAAGATCCTAGATATGGAAGGATAATATGCAGATGTGAAAATATAACTGAAGGTGAAATTGTGGACTGTATCAAAAGAAATGTGGGAGCTACTACAGTAGATGGAGTTAAGAGGAGAGTAAGACCTGGAACAGGTAGATGTCAAGGTGGATTTTGTGGACCAAGGGTTATGGAGATACTTGCTAGGGAATTGGAAAAGGAACCAAAGGATATAGTGAAAGATGGAAAAGAGTCCTATATATTGACGGGAGAGACTAAGGATAGTTAG
- the glpK gene encoding glycerol kinase GlpK: protein MEKKYIMALDQGTTSSRAILFNHEGEIVKVAQKEFKQIYPKGGWVEHDPMEIWGTQSGVAREVLETTGIRPQEIAAMGITNQRETTVVWDKNTGKPIYNAIVWQCRRTANICDDLKKRGLEDYIRENTGLVVDAYFSGTKIKWILDNVEGAREKADNGELLFGNIDTWLIWNLTRGKVHVTDYTNASRTMIYNIKELKWDEKLLKELGIPVSMLPEVRPSSEVYGVTDPKTFGGSEIPIAGIAGDQQAALFGQACYEDGMAKNTYGTGCFMLMNTGEKMVHSKNGLLTTIAWGIDGKVNYALEGSIFIGGAIIQWLRDELRLISDSADSEYFATKVDDSNGVYIVPAFVGLGAPHWDMYARGTMLGLTRGANKNHIIRAALESIAYQSKDILGAMQQDSGIDLKELKVDGGAVANNFLMQFQSDILGVPVHRPVITETTALGAAYLAGLAVGFWKNKEEISAKWMVDRVFEPSMEKDKVDKIYKGWKKAVTRSLNWEEE from the coding sequence ATGGAAAAAAAATATATAATGGCGTTGGATCAAGGGACCACTAGTTCAAGGGCTATATTATTCAATCATGAAGGTGAAATAGTAAAGGTAGCACAAAAAGAATTTAAACAGATCTATCCAAAGGGTGGTTGGGTTGAACATGACCCAATGGAAATTTGGGGTACTCAAAGTGGAGTTGCCAGAGAGGTATTGGAGACTACAGGAATAAGACCTCAAGAGATAGCAGCTATGGGTATAACAAACCAAAGAGAAACCACAGTGGTTTGGGATAAAAATACAGGTAAGCCTATTTATAATGCAATAGTTTGGCAATGTAGGAGAACTGCTAATATATGTGATGATTTGAAGAAACGAGGACTAGAAGATTATATAAGAGAAAATACAGGTCTTGTTGTAGATGCATATTTTTCAGGAACAAAGATAAAATGGATACTGGATAATGTAGAAGGTGCCAGAGAGAAAGCGGATAATGGGGAACTATTATTTGGTAATATAGATACTTGGCTTATATGGAATCTGACAAGGGGCAAAGTTCATGTAACTGATTATACCAATGCCTCTAGGACTATGATTTATAATATTAAAGAGCTTAAATGGGATGAAAAGCTGTTGAAGGAACTAGGTATACCTGTCTCAATGTTACCAGAAGTTAGACCATCTAGTGAAGTATATGGCGTAACTGATCCTAAGACATTTGGAGGTTCAGAGATACCTATAGCAGGGATTGCAGGAGATCAACAAGCTGCATTGTTTGGGCAGGCATGTTATGAAGACGGTATGGCTAAAAACACCTATGGAACAGGATGTTTTATGTTGATGAATACTGGTGAAAAAATGGTACATTCAAAAAATGGCCTTCTTACTACAATAGCTTGGGGAATAGACGGAAAGGTAAATTACGCTTTAGAGGGAAGTATATTTATAGGTGGCGCTATTATACAATGGTTAAGGGATGAATTGAGACTAATAAGTGATTCAGCAGATAGTGAATATTTTGCCACTAAGGTAGATGATTCCAATGGAGTATATATTGTTCCAGCTTTTGTTGGATTGGGAGCACCCCATTGGGATATGTATGCTAGAGGTACTATGCTAGGCCTTACAAGGGGAGCTAATAAAAATCATATTATAAGGGCTGCATTGGAATCCATAGCATATCAAAGTAAGGATATATTAGGAGCTATGCAACAAGATTCAGGTATAGATCTTAAGGAATTAAAGGTTGATGGAGGTGCAGTAGCAAATAATTTCTTAATGCAATTCCAATCAGATATATTGGGAGTTCCAGTGCATAGACCAGTAATAACAGAGACTACTGCCCTTGGAGCAGCATATTTGGCAGGTCTTGCAGTGGGATTCTGGAAGAATAAAGAAGAGATATCAGCAAAGTGGATGGTAGATAGGGTATTCGAACCATCAATGGAAAAAGATAAAGTAGATAAGATATATAAAGGATGGAAGAAGGCTGTAACTAGATCATTGAATTGGGAAGAAGAATAA
- a CDS encoding Mrp/NBP35 family ATP-binding protein, with product MSNCDTCPTKDNCSSQEGCMIENNPYNEVKKVIAVMSGKGGVGKSTIATLIAKTLRKKGYTVGILDSDVTGPSIPRLMGVNDKKVGGSELGIIPVKSPEGISVMSLNFLMENEEEPVIWRGPILAGTVKQFWTDVYWGNLDYLVIDMPPGTGDVPLTVMQSIPINGMVMVSTPHDMVSMIVAKSINMAKKMNIPIVGIVENMSYILCPDCGKEIRFFDNGDIKEYLDRMDIGLLGELPMTQEIAHITDKNASYEEKVFESMSDIVDKIIKFD from the coding sequence ATGTCAAATTGCGATACATGCCCAACAAAAGATAACTGTAGTTCTCAAGAAGGATGTATGATTGAAAATAATCCATATAATGAAGTGAAGAAAGTAATAGCTGTAATGAGTGGTAAAGGTGGAGTAGGAAAATCAACTATAGCTACTCTAATAGCTAAGACATTGAGAAAGAAAGGATATACTGTGGGTATATTAGATTCTGATGTCACAGGGCCCAGTATACCTAGACTTATGGGAGTTAATGATAAAAAGGTTGGAGGAAGTGAATTAGGTATAATACCTGTTAAATCGCCTGAAGGTATAAGTGTAATGTCTTTAAACTTCCTTATGGAGAATGAAGAAGAACCTGTTATATGGAGGGGTCCTATCCTTGCAGGAACTGTCAAGCAATTTTGGACTGATGTTTATTGGGGAAATTTAGATTATTTAGTAATAGATATGCCTCCAGGAACTGGTGATGTGCCCCTTACTGTTATGCAATCAATACCTATTAATGGAATGGTTATGGTTTCAACACCACATGATATGGTATCTATGATTGTGGCCAAGTCTATAAATATGGCTAAAAAGATGAATATTCCTATAGTAGGAATAGTAGAAAATATGAGTTACATATTATGTCCTGATTGTGGAAAAGAGATTCGCTTTTTTGATAATGGTGATATTAAGGAATATTTAGATAGAATGGATATTGGTCTATTGGGAGAATTGCCAATGACTCAAGAAATAGCTCATATTACTGATAAAAATGCATCCTATGAGGAGAAAGTTTTTGAAAGTATGAGTGATATAGTAGATAAAATAATTAAATTTGATTAA